In a genomic window of Acidimicrobiales bacterium:
- a CDS encoding helix-turn-helix domain-containing protein: MSDTTTSERLLYRVPEAAGVLGLGQTTVKALIASGELRSVKIRGARRVSATALADYVAGLDGL; the protein is encoded by the coding sequence ATGAGCGACACGACGACATCGGAGCGGCTGCTGTACCGGGTGCCAGAGGCCGCTGGGGTGCTCGGGCTCGGACAAACGACGGTCAAGGCGTTGATCGCCTCGGGCGAGCTGCGATCAGTGAAGATCCGTGGGGCTCGCCGCGTCTCGGCGACCGCGCTGGCTGACTACGTCGCCGGCCTGGACGGGTTGTAG